The Nocardioides luti genome contains a region encoding:
- the thiD gene encoding bifunctional hydroxymethylpyrimidine kinase/phosphomethylpyrimidine kinase, with amino-acid sequence MTATPLVVLSVAGTDSGGAAGLAADLATFAALGVHGTCAVTAVTAQDTTGVHGVVPMGAGDVRAQIRAVFDDLPVAAAKTGMLGSAEVAHVVADLLAGSLPLVVDPVLVATSGAVLGDAALVRAYREVLLPRADVVTPNRDEAAALTGLPRDTDPEELALTVHALGPAVVLTGGEPGSGTCRDLVVRDGVVTVLEHPAVATANDHGTGCTYSAALAVHLARGLDLEAAARRAQAFVAEALAVSAPWVLGCGRGPVAHVFTQPLKEN; translated from the coding sequence GTGACGGCCACACCGCTCGTGGTCCTCAGCGTCGCCGGCACCGACTCCGGCGGCGCCGCCGGTCTCGCCGCTGACCTGGCCACCTTCGCCGCGCTCGGCGTCCACGGCACCTGCGCCGTCACGGCCGTCACGGCGCAGGACACCACCGGCGTGCACGGTGTGGTCCCGATGGGCGCCGGTGACGTGCGTGCCCAGATCCGTGCCGTGTTCGACGACCTTCCCGTGGCTGCCGCGAAGACCGGGATGCTCGGCTCCGCCGAGGTCGCCCACGTCGTCGCCGACCTGCTCGCCGGATCCCTGCCGCTCGTGGTCGATCCGGTGCTCGTCGCGACCAGCGGCGCCGTCCTGGGTGATGCGGCACTGGTCCGGGCGTATCGCGAGGTCCTGCTGCCGCGCGCAGACGTCGTCACTCCCAACCGCGACGAGGCAGCGGCGCTGACCGGGCTGCCACGAGACACCGATCCCGAGGAACTGGCGCTCACGGTGCACGCTCTCGGGCCGGCCGTGGTGCTGACGGGCGGCGAGCCCGGGAGCGGCACCTGTCGCGACCTGGTCGTCCGGGACGGAGTCGTCACCGTGCTCGAGCATCCAGCCGTCGCGACGGCCAACGACCATGGCACCGGCTGCACCTACAGCGCGGCCCTCGCCGTCCACCTCGCCCGAGGCCTTGACCTCGAGGCCGCGGCCCGGCGAGCGCAGGCCTTCGTGGCCGAGGCGCTCGCCGTCTCTGCTCCCTGGGTGCTCGGCTGCGGTCGCGGTCCGGTCGCCCACGTGTTCACCCAACCCCTCAAGGAGAACTGA
- the thiS gene encoding sulfur carrier protein ThiS, which yields MRLSVNGRPHELPEGTALTGLLETVAPDPRGVAVALNGSVVRAAEWPAIPLREGDLVEVVTAHQGG from the coding sequence ATGCGCCTGAGCGTGAACGGACGACCGCACGAGCTGCCCGAGGGCACCGCGCTGACCGGCCTGCTGGAGACGGTGGCCCCCGACCCTCGCGGCGTCGCCGTCGCCCTCAACGGCAGCGTCGTGCGCGCCGCCGAGTGGCCGGCCATCCCGCTGCGCGAGGGCGACCTCGTCGAGGTCGTCACCGCCCACCAGGGCGGGTGA
- a CDS encoding thiazole synthase: protein MLEVAGVQLAPLWLGTGGLTSLETVRRVVEAARPGLVTVSVRRTSDTGTGSLLATLRDLGVQVLPNTAGCLGAQEAVLTAELAREALGTDWVKLEVIGDEVSLLPDVVELVEAAETLVARGFTVLPYTTGDPVVARRLVDVGCAAVMPLGSPIGSGRGIADPHTIEAVRAAVDVPVVLDAGIGTASEAAHAMELGCDAVLVATAVTRAEDPVAMARAMSLAVESGQLARRAGRIPRRETARASSPMRGRVGR from the coding sequence ATGCTCGAGGTCGCGGGCGTGCAGCTCGCCCCGCTGTGGCTGGGCACGGGCGGGTTGACCAGCCTGGAGACCGTGCGTCGCGTGGTCGAGGCGGCGCGCCCCGGTCTGGTGACGGTCTCGGTCCGGCGTACCTCCGACACCGGGACGGGCAGCCTGCTGGCCACCCTGCGCGACCTCGGCGTCCAGGTGCTGCCCAACACTGCCGGCTGCCTCGGCGCCCAGGAGGCGGTGCTGACCGCCGAGCTCGCCCGGGAGGCGCTCGGCACCGACTGGGTCAAGCTCGAGGTGATCGGCGACGAGGTCAGCCTGCTGCCCGACGTCGTCGAGCTGGTCGAGGCCGCGGAGACGCTGGTGGCTCGTGGCTTCACGGTGCTGCCCTACACGACCGGAGACCCGGTCGTCGCCCGCCGGCTGGTCGACGTCGGCTGTGCCGCGGTGATGCCGCTGGGCTCCCCGATCGGCTCGGGACGCGGGATCGCTGACCCGCACACGATCGAGGCGGTGCGGGCGGCGGTGGACGTCCCGGTCGTCCTGGACGCGGGGATCGGCACCGCCAGCGAGGCGGCGCACGCGATGGAACTCGGCTGCGACGCAGTGCTCGTGGCGACCGCGGTCACCCGCGCCGAGGACCCGGTCGCGATGGCGCGCGCGATGAGCCTGGCCGTCGAGTCGGGTCAGCTCGCCCGCCGGGCCGGGCGGATCCCGCGCCGGGAGACGGCGCGGGCCTCGAGCCCGATGCGTGGGCGGGTGGGGCGGTGA
- a CDS encoding thiamine phosphate synthase, translated as MRVPRLLLLTDRGQLLPGRGLVETLASCAAAGATTVVLRELDLDEPARAALADELAAHVQVISARTLLPGAAGLHLAAHQAAPAPAGPPHGRSCHDEAAVARAAEEGAAYVTISPVAPTASKPGYGPALGAGGVRRAVEAADGLPVLALGGVSAEVAARLRSAGAHGVAVMGAVMRAHDPAVVVAALLAELGEQ; from the coding sequence GTGAGGGTGCCGAGGCTGCTCCTACTCACCGACCGCGGGCAGCTGCTCCCGGGACGTGGCCTGGTCGAGACCCTCGCCTCGTGCGCGGCGGCCGGCGCGACGACGGTCGTGCTGCGCGAGCTCGACCTGGACGAGCCGGCGCGCGCCGCCCTCGCGGACGAGCTGGCGGCTCACGTGCAGGTCATCTCGGCGCGCACCCTCCTGCCCGGCGCGGCCGGTCTGCACCTCGCCGCCCACCAGGCCGCCCCGGCACCGGCGGGGCCGCCGCACGGCCGCTCCTGCCACGACGAGGCCGCGGTCGCGCGGGCCGCCGAGGAGGGTGCGGCCTACGTGACGATCTCGCCGGTCGCGCCCACGGCCTCCAAGCCGGGCTACGGTCCGGCGCTCGGCGCCGGGGGAGTACGCCGTGCCGTCGAGGCCGCCGACGGCCTGCCGGTGCTGGCGCTCGGCGGCGTCTCCGCCGAGGTGGCGGCCCGGCTGCGCTCGGCCGGCGCCCACGGCGTCGCGGTGATGGGCGCCGTGATGCGGGCCCACGACCCGGCCGTCGTCGTCGCCGCGCTGCTCGCCGAGCTGGGGGAGCAGTGA